Proteins co-encoded in one Flavobacterium sp. M31R6 genomic window:
- a CDS encoding DUF6452 family protein — MILGFASSSCEPDDICDPSTPTTPRMLIQFFDISNPSVRKNVTNLKVIGEGKTEGVVFNPSGIDEAKYLTSADSILLPLNTDADIVKYKFILNSGNKNPLLVNTDNLEFKYTRESKYVSRACGFKTIYDLDSVNPFVLSDTTPADEMWIHYVIVAKNKITSENETIIKIFF, encoded by the coding sequence ATGATTCTTGGTTTCGCCTCTTCCAGTTGCGAACCAGATGATATTTGTGATCCAAGTACACCCACCACCCCAAGAATGCTTATCCAATTTTTCGATATTTCGAATCCTTCAGTTAGAAAAAACGTGACGAACTTAAAAGTTATCGGTGAAGGAAAAACCGAAGGAGTGGTTTTTAATCCGTCTGGAATTGATGAAGCTAAGTATTTAACAAGTGCGGACAGTATACTGCTCCCATTGAATACAGATGCCGATATTGTAAAGTATAAATTTATTCTAAATTCCGGCAATAAAAATCCTCTCTTGGTGAATACAGACAACCTAGAATTTAAATATACCCGAGAAAGTAAATATGTATCTAGAGCTTGCGGTTTTAAGACCATTTATGATCTGGATTCAGTAAACCCTTTCGTACTATCAGATACAACACCTGCCGACGAAATGTGGATTCACTATGTAATAGTCGCAAAAAATAAAATAACATCCGAAAATGAAACAATTATTAAAATATTCTTTTAG
- the rlmD gene encoding 23S rRNA (uracil(1939)-C(5))-methyltransferase RlmD, translating to MAKKNTDKVVFHQIKVLDAGAKGVSVAKAPDGKVVFIPNVVPGDVVDVQTFKKRKAYYEGKAVHFHELSEHRVDPICEHFGVCGGCKWQNMKYSQQLIFKQNEVKNHLQRIGKIELPEFEPILGSEKQFFYRNKMEFSFSNSRWLTEDEIGSEEDLGNRNALGFHIPKMWDKILDINKCHLQEDPSNAIRNEVRAFANEHGLTFFNPRAHEGLLRTLMLRTASTGEIMVLIQFFENDKANRELILDHLYEKFPQITSLQYVVNNKANDTLYDTDIKLYKGRDYILEEMEGLKFSINAKSFYQTNSDQAYELYKITRDFAGLTGNEIVYDLYTGTGTIAQFVSKKAKKVIGVESVPDAIKDAKANAVRNEITNCEFFVGDMKVVFNDAFIAQHGHPDVIITDPPRDGMHKDVIEQIMKIAPEKVVYVSCNSATQARDLALMDEKYKVTRVRPVDMFPQTHHVENVVLLEKR from the coding sequence ATGGCTAAGAAAAATACAGACAAAGTTGTCTTTCATCAAATAAAAGTCCTTGATGCTGGTGCAAAAGGCGTTTCGGTGGCAAAAGCTCCCGATGGAAAAGTAGTTTTTATCCCAAATGTTGTTCCCGGGGATGTTGTTGATGTGCAAACTTTCAAGAAGCGCAAGGCTTACTATGAAGGGAAAGCGGTTCATTTTCATGAACTATCGGAACATCGTGTGGATCCAATTTGCGAACATTTTGGTGTTTGTGGCGGATGCAAATGGCAAAATATGAAATACAGTCAACAGTTGATCTTTAAACAAAATGAGGTAAAAAATCATTTGCAACGCATTGGCAAAATTGAACTTCCTGAATTTGAGCCAATTTTGGGTTCTGAAAAACAGTTTTTTTATAGAAATAAAATGGAATTTTCGTTTTCGAACAGCCGTTGGTTGACCGAAGATGAAATAGGAAGCGAAGAAGATTTGGGAAACCGAAATGCCCTTGGTTTCCATATTCCAAAAATGTGGGACAAAATCTTGGACATCAACAAATGTCATTTACAGGAAGATCCTTCGAATGCAATTCGTAATGAAGTTCGCGCCTTTGCCAATGAGCATGGTTTAACTTTCTTTAATCCAAGAGCCCATGAAGGTTTACTAAGAACTTTGATGCTGAGAACGGCTTCAACTGGAGAAATCATGGTTTTGATTCAGTTTTTTGAAAATGACAAAGCCAACAGAGAATTAATCCTTGATCATCTTTACGAGAAATTCCCTCAAATCACTTCTTTACAATATGTCGTTAACAATAAAGCAAACGACACTTTATATGATACCGACATAAAATTATATAAAGGAAGAGATTATATCCTTGAAGAAATGGAAGGATTAAAATTTAGTATTAATGCTAAATCTTTTTACCAAACCAACTCGGATCAGGCATACGAATTATACAAAATAACTCGTGATTTTGCTGGTCTTACCGGTAATGAAATTGTTTATGATTTATATACTGGAACTGGAACTATTGCGCAATTCGTATCCAAAAAAGCTAAAAAAGTTATTGGAGTAGAAAGTGTTCCAGACGCCATTAAAGATGCAAAAGCCAATGCTGTACGCAATGAAATCACTAATTGTGAGTTCTTTGTGGGAGATATGAAAGTTGTTTTCAATGATGCTTTCATAGCACAGCACGGACATCCTGACGTAATTATTACTGACCCACCAAGAGATGGTATGCACAAAGACGTAATTGAACAAATTATGAAAATTGCTCCTGAAAAAGTTGTTTATGTAAGTTGCAACTCGGCTACACAAGCTAGAGATTTGGCTTTAATGGACGAAAAATACAAAGTAACACGAGTGCGACCAGTGGATATGTTCCCGCAAACGCATCATGTTGAAAATGTTGTACTTTTGGAAAAACGATAA
- a CDS encoding AI-2E family transporter, translating to MIPIPPDFSKKTNALEVFQYLFITLVILYFGKSLFIPLSFALLISFILYPVCKWMEQKGVNFNVAIGLSLIAVALLFTIILFLLFSQILEFSNEWQTLETKLEETINQLSVFLTNQFGVNEEKQMIYIKNTLNNSGSQIFTFLKNAVYSFSESLFYLLIVPIFSALILFYRQLLVEALYHIFPLDKKEMIREIIFETIHEYYKFIKGMLVVYVIVGLLNSIGLLIIGIPYPFLFGFTASVLTFIPYVGIMVSSLLPITVAWITFNSIWYPIGVILVFSLVQVLEAYIIFPYAVGSRLKINTLVILIMVIAGGILWGTAGMILFIPFISILKLIADRTESLKSLSLLLSDGK from the coding sequence ATGATACCCATTCCACCCGATTTTTCTAAAAAAACTAATGCTTTGGAAGTTTTTCAGTATCTGTTCATTACATTGGTAATTTTGTATTTTGGAAAATCTTTATTCATTCCGTTGAGCTTTGCTTTACTTATCAGTTTTATACTTTATCCTGTTTGCAAATGGATGGAACAAAAAGGAGTAAACTTTAATGTAGCGATTGGACTTTCCTTAATTGCAGTAGCGCTTTTATTTACTATCATACTATTTCTCCTTTTCTCACAAATTTTAGAATTTTCAAATGAATGGCAAACTTTGGAAACAAAATTAGAAGAGACCATTAACCAACTGAGTGTGTTTTTAACCAATCAATTTGGAGTAAACGAAGAAAAACAAATGATCTACATAAAAAACACGCTAAACAATTCAGGTTCACAAATATTCACTTTCCTTAAAAACGCTGTCTATTCTTTCTCGGAATCACTATTTTATCTTTTAATAGTTCCCATTTTTTCGGCACTGATATTATTTTATCGTCAATTGTTAGTTGAGGCATTATACCATATTTTTCCTCTGGACAAAAAAGAAATGATTCGCGAAATTATCTTTGAAACTATTCATGAATACTACAAATTTATAAAAGGGATGCTCGTAGTTTATGTAATAGTCGGGCTTTTGAATAGCATTGGACTTCTTATTATCGGCATTCCCTATCCATTCCTTTTTGGGTTTACCGCTTCTGTACTTACCTTTATACCTTATGTAGGCATTATGGTTTCGTCGCTGTTACCAATTACAGTAGCTTGGATCACTTTTAATTCCATTTGGTACCCTATTGGAGTTATCTTAGTCTTTTCGCTGGTGCAAGTACTGGAAGCTTATATTATATTTCCATATGCTGTAGGGAGCCGCTTGAAAATTAATACACTCGTAATTCTGATCATGGTCATTGCAGGAGGCATTCTATGGGGAACTGCGGGGATGATTTTATTCATTCCATTTATTAGCATTTTAAAACTAATAGCAGACCGAACAGAAAGTCTTAAATCTCTATCACTGTTATTGAGTGATGGAAAATAA
- a CDS encoding OsmC family peroxiredoxin, protein MKRNATAVWNGSLMEGAGKLTTQSTTLENTQYSFKSRFAEGVGTNPEELVAAAHAGCFTMQLTAFIGETTAVIDSIETKCAINLVDGTIIGSHLIVNAKISGISNETFQELVTKAEKNCPISKLFNTEITSAATLV, encoded by the coding sequence ATGAAAAGAAATGCAACCGCAGTTTGGAATGGCTCCCTGATGGAAGGCGCCGGTAAATTAACGACACAAAGTACAACTTTAGAAAACACCCAATATTCATTTAAATCTCGATTTGCCGAAGGCGTAGGCACTAATCCGGAAGAACTGGTTGCGGCGGCACATGCAGGTTGCTTTACGATGCAACTAACGGCTTTTATTGGCGAAACCACTGCAGTAATTGATAGTATAGAAACAAAATGCGCTATTAATTTAGTCGACGGAACTATTATCGGTTCACACTTAATCGTGAATGCTAAAATAAGTGGTATTTCAAACGAAACGTTTCAAGAATTAGTTACTAAAGCGGAAAAGAATTGCCCGATTTCAAAACTATTCAATACCGAAATTACTTCAGCAGCGACTTTGGTTTAG
- a CDS encoding aldo/keto reductase produces MNYRKLGKTNFNISEIALGTWQVGGKWGSPFNDKTADELINTAIDKGVNFIDTADVYENGLSETAVGRVVRSRSERIYIATKCGRHINPHINEGYKPKVLQKYVEDSLKRMGLETLDLIQLHCPPNQVFYRPEIFEMFDRLKEQGKILNLGVSVEKVEEALKAIEYSNVTTVQIIFNLFRQRPSELFFKEAQKKDIGIIARVPLASGLLTGLFDSKTTFGEQDHRNFNREGAAFDKGETFSGINYELGLKAVEALKALFPEATNLAPIALQWILNFNEISCIIPGASKQSHVLSNLSLYDLPKLTPEKITAMNAIYEQYIKPQVHQLW; encoded by the coding sequence ATGAACTATCGTAAACTAGGAAAAACCAATTTCAATATTTCAGAAATAGCACTTGGCACTTGGCAAGTAGGCGGAAAATGGGGTTCTCCCTTTAATGATAAAACCGCAGACGAATTAATCAATACCGCCATTGATAAGGGTGTGAATTTTATTGACACTGCCGATGTTTACGAAAATGGATTGAGCGAAACAGCCGTGGGAAGAGTGGTTCGTTCCCGTTCAGAACGCATTTATATAGCGACAAAATGTGGCAGACACATCAATCCGCATATAAATGAAGGCTATAAACCCAAAGTATTGCAAAAATACGTTGAAGACAGTTTGAAAAGAATGGGATTGGAAACACTAGATCTTATTCAGTTACACTGCCCACCAAACCAAGTATTTTACCGTCCGGAAATTTTTGAAATGTTCGACCGCTTAAAAGAACAAGGGAAGATTTTAAATTTGGGCGTCAGTGTAGAAAAAGTCGAAGAAGCCTTAAAAGCTATTGAATACTCTAATGTAACGACAGTTCAGATTATATTTAATCTTTTTCGTCAACGTCCTTCTGAATTGTTTTTCAAAGAAGCACAAAAAAAGGACATCGGAATTATTGCAAGAGTGCCACTGGCCAGTGGTTTATTGACTGGATTATTTGATTCCAAAACCACTTTTGGTGAACAGGACCATAGAAATTTCAATCGTGAAGGAGCGGCTTTCGACAAAGGAGAAACGTTCTCCGGAATTAATTATGAGTTGGGATTAAAAGCCGTTGAAGCCTTAAAAGCACTCTTTCCAGAAGCTACTAACTTAGCTCCTATTGCCCTGCAATGGATTCTTAATTTTAACGAAATTAGCTGTATTATTCCGGGAGCATCAAAACAAAGCCATGTTTTGTCCAATCTGTCTCTCTATGATTTACCAAAACTGACTCCCGAAAAAATCACAGCTATGAACGCCATTTACGAGCAATATATAAAACCGCAAGTGCACCAGCTTTGGTAA
- the cysM gene encoding cysteine synthase CysM gives MKTYKLVELIGNTPLVETTRLVANKNVKLLLKLEGDNPGGSVKDRAAYNMIASAIERGDIKKGDKLIEATSGNTGIALAMIAQLFNIDIELVLPEDSTIERTQTMQAYGATVIQTPASLGIIGSRDYADKKVAEGGYVMLNQFANNDNWKAHYKTTGPEIWNDTDGTVTHFVSAMGTTGTIIGTSTYLKEKNPNIQIIGAQPSEGSQIPGIRKWPKEYLPKIFDASKVDVTVDVSEEEAREMTKRLAKEEGVFAGMSSGGSVAVAVKIANQLESGVVVAIVCDRGDRYLSSDLFD, from the coding sequence ATGAAAACCTATAAATTAGTAGAATTAATCGGGAATACGCCACTGGTGGAAACAACCCGATTAGTTGCAAACAAAAACGTAAAACTTTTATTGAAACTTGAAGGTGACAATCCTGGAGGAAGTGTAAAAGACCGCGCGGCCTACAATATGATTGCATCAGCTATTGAAAGAGGAGATATCAAAAAAGGAGACAAATTAATTGAAGCAACCAGTGGAAACACCGGAATTGCCTTGGCCATGATAGCCCAATTATTCAACATAGATATTGAATTGGTACTACCCGAAGATTCCACCATCGAGCGTACACAAACGATGCAGGCTTATGGCGCAACGGTTATTCAGACACCAGCAAGTTTAGGGATAATTGGCTCTAGGGATTACGCGGATAAAAAAGTAGCCGAAGGCGGCTATGTAATGCTAAATCAGTTTGCCAATAATGACAACTGGAAGGCCCATTATAAAACTACGGGACCCGAAATATGGAATGATACAGACGGAACCGTTACCCATTTTGTCTCGGCAATGGGGACTACAGGAACGATTATTGGAACCTCAACTTACTTGAAAGAGAAAAACCCAAATATTCAAATTATTGGAGCACAGCCTAGCGAAGGTTCACAAATTCCGGGTATTAGAAAATGGCCAAAAGAATACTTACCTAAGATTTTTGATGCCTCAAAAGTTGATGTTACGGTTGATGTCAGTGAAGAAGAAGCGCGTGAAATGACCAAAAGACTTGCCAAGGAAGAAGGAGTTTTTGCTGGTATGAGTAGCGGTGGATCGGTGGCTGTAGCCGTAAAAATTGCCAATCAACTCGAATCGGGTGTGGTTGTCGCCATCGTCTGCGACCGTGGAGACCGTTATTTATCTTCTGATTTATTTGACTAA
- the epsC gene encoding serine O-acetyltransferase EpsC, giving the protein MTKDLIVQNISASKSHFSINYSIKTKTEAFTEKLFYTLFDSNAPLDESIDELEKQFKEIASLACKKAQDSCESAWGNFLHKLPSVLENLNKDASYILENDPASNSIEEIYLAYPGFYAIAIYRLSHELYLLDLMLFSRLMSEYAHRITGTDIHAGATIASPFFIDHATGIVIGETTVIEKNVKIYQGVTLGALSVSKDMKNSKRHPTVEKNVCLYANATILGGTTIIGKNSIVGGNSWVTKSIPADSIVLNTTTTEVKVKEKK; this is encoded by the coding sequence ATGACCAAAGATCTGATTGTTCAAAATATTAGCGCTTCAAAAAGTCATTTTTCTATAAATTACAGCATAAAGACCAAAACGGAAGCCTTTACCGAAAAACTGTTTTACACTTTATTTGATTCTAATGCGCCACTCGATGAAAGTATCGACGAACTAGAAAAACAATTTAAAGAAATAGCTTCTTTGGCCTGCAAAAAAGCACAAGACTCGTGCGAAAGTGCCTGGGGGAATTTTTTGCACAAATTGCCCTCCGTACTAGAAAACCTGAACAAAGACGCATCTTATATTCTAGAAAATGACCCGGCATCCAATAGTATTGAAGAGATTTACCTTGCCTATCCTGGATTTTATGCCATTGCCATTTACAGATTAAGTCATGAACTGTATTTGTTGGATTTGATGCTTTTTTCAAGATTAATGAGCGAATATGCACACCGAATTACGGGAACCGATATTCATGCAGGAGCTACAATCGCATCTCCTTTCTTTATTGACCATGCCACTGGAATCGTAATTGGCGAAACCACCGTTATTGAAAAAAATGTAAAAATATATCAAGGGGTGACTTTGGGAGCGTTGAGCGTGAGTAAAGACATGAAAAATTCAAAAAGACATCCTACCGTTGAGAAAAACGTTTGCCTATATGCCAATGCAACCATTTTGGGAGGAACGACAATTATTGGAAAAAATAGTATTGTAGGTGGAAATTCATGGGTAACAAAATCAATCCCTGCTGATTCAATCGTATTAAACACCACCACAACCGAAGTTAAAGTAAAAGAGAAAAAATAA
- a CDS encoding SGNH/GDSL hydrolase family protein, with protein sequence MERKEKILDWGYLNKYKTENEQILAPLSGEKRIVFFGDSITEGWKTIHQDFFVGKSYINRGINGQTTSQMLLRFRPDVIELKPKIVIILAGGNDIAGNTGPTTLETILGNLISMCELSKVNNIKVILCSILPANDFPWKRGMEPANKIEALNEMILKYAETNNIPYVDYYSAMVDERKGLKSIYSEDGVHPNKEGYLVMESIIETIISYL encoded by the coding sequence ATGGAAAGAAAAGAAAAAATCCTCGACTGGGGGTATTTAAACAAATACAAAACCGAGAATGAACAGATTTTAGCTCCATTGTCTGGAGAAAAAAGAATTGTATTTTTTGGAGATTCCATAACCGAAGGCTGGAAAACTATTCATCAAGATTTTTTTGTTGGCAAATCATACATCAATCGTGGTATTAATGGCCAAACCACTTCGCAAATGCTCTTGCGTTTTAGACCGGATGTTATTGAACTGAAACCCAAAATTGTTATTATTCTGGCTGGAGGCAATGATATTGCAGGAAATACTGGCCCAACAACACTAGAAACAATTCTAGGAAACCTCATATCCATGTGCGAATTGTCCAAAGTAAATAACATCAAAGTCATTTTATGTTCCATCCTCCCCGCTAATGATTTTCCTTGGAAACGAGGAATGGAACCAGCCAATAAAATAGAAGCATTGAATGAAATGATTCTGAAATATGCCGAAACAAATAATATCCCGTATGTAGATTATTATTCGGCCATGGTGGATGAGCGAAAAGGTCTAAAATCCATTTATTCAGAAGATGGAGTTCACCCTAATAAAGAAGGATACCTCGTGATGGAATCAATCATTGAAACAATCATTAGTTATTTGTAA
- a CDS encoding NRAMP family divalent metal transporter: MNNKNVLRKRIAHYWRLIGPGLVTGASDDDPSGIATYSQAGAAYGLTTLWTSIVAFPLMAAIQQMCARIGLVTSQGLTGTLKKNYPRPILYLMLLFSFPAIVMNIGADIAGMGAVGNLLFPSIDASFFSVFFTILLLGLIIYLPYQKIASVLKYLCIVMLVYFIVPFLYKQDFGTIIKATFVPTIQWNRDFIAILVGILGTTISPYLFFWQASVEVEEMKHKKKHLMVNKRIIHEMRQDVDFGMTFSGLVMYFIILTTGTVLFKGGVHQIDTVEQAAQALRPLAGNMAYLLFAIGVIGTGLIAIPVLSGSLSYIFSETFGWEEGLDKKFHEAKGFYVIIAMSLLLGLSLNYIGISPVKALIYTAILYGLTAPVLIAIILHVSNNKKIMGEFVNGWLTNVLGFIALIIMSLAAVLLLYFQFES; this comes from the coding sequence ATGAACAATAAAAATGTATTGAGAAAAAGAATCGCTCACTATTGGAGATTAATAGGGCCTGGACTTGTTACAGGCGCCAGTGACGATGATCCTTCTGGAATTGCAACTTACTCACAAGCGGGTGCTGCCTATGGACTTACAACTTTATGGACATCCATTGTTGCCTTCCCTTTGATGGCGGCAATACAACAAATGTGTGCGAGAATTGGTTTGGTAACCAGTCAGGGGTTAACCGGGACTTTGAAAAAAAATTACCCAAGGCCTATTTTGTATTTAATGCTTTTGTTTAGTTTTCCCGCTATAGTTATGAATATAGGCGCTGATATAGCAGGTATGGGAGCTGTAGGTAATTTACTTTTTCCTTCTATTGATGCCTCTTTTTTTAGTGTTTTTTTTACTATTTTACTTTTAGGGCTTATTATCTATTTGCCATATCAAAAAATAGCTTCAGTGCTTAAATATTTATGTATTGTAATGTTGGTTTATTTTATAGTTCCCTTTTTGTATAAACAGGATTTTGGGACTATTATAAAAGCCACATTTGTTCCAACAATTCAGTGGAATAGAGATTTTATTGCAATCCTTGTTGGTATTTTGGGAACAACAATTTCACCCTATCTTTTTTTCTGGCAAGCTTCAGTTGAGGTTGAGGAAATGAAGCATAAGAAAAAACATTTAATGGTTAACAAAAGAATCATTCATGAAATGAGGCAGGATGTCGATTTTGGAATGACTTTCTCAGGATTGGTGATGTATTTTATTATTCTTACAACAGGAACGGTTTTGTTTAAGGGAGGTGTTCATCAAATTGATACGGTGGAACAAGCAGCGCAAGCTTTGAGACCTTTGGCGGGAAATATGGCTTATTTGCTTTTTGCAATAGGAGTTATAGGAACTGGACTAATTGCTATTCCGGTATTGAGTGGTTCACTGTCTTATATTTTTAGCGAAACTTTTGGATGGGAGGAAGGATTGGATAAAAAATTCCATGAAGCAAAAGGATTTTACGTCATTATCGCAATGTCATTATTGCTTGGTTTGTCTCTGAATTATATTGGAATTTCACCTGTCAAAGCGCTGATCTATACCGCAATATTGTATGGATTGACAGCTCCTGTTTTGATTGCCATCATTTTGCATGTTTCCAATAACAAAAAAATTATGGGTGAATTTGTAAATGGATGGTTAACCAATGTTTTAGGATTTATAGCTTTGATTATAATGTCTTTGGCAGCGGTATTGTTACTTTATTTTCAATTTGAAAGTTGA
- a CDS encoding histidine decarboxylase: protein MLPISESLSEQDNQRLFELEQYIENARDNFLGYPVSKDFDYSEINHFFKYPINNLGDPFEDCTYKVQTHELEREVVGFFAKLFRANPKDYWGYVTNGGSESNLYGLYLARELYPKAMVYYSESTHYSVRKNIHLLNIPSIVIRSQENGEIDYVDFENTLKMNRHKPAIVLTTFGTTMKEAKDDVSKIRDILKGLAIQDSYIHCDAALSGSYGAFMEPRFPFDFKDGADSISISGHKFIGSPIPTGVIITKRSNRDRISKGISYIGSLDTTITGSRNGHCPLFLWYAIKKLGVEGLKNRYLHSLEVAEYCEQRLKNIGIAAWRNPNSITVVFPKTAEEVKSKWQLATEGDISHIICMPNVTKEQIDLFINDVENCIENPEEIAEFNF from the coding sequence ATGCTACCTATTTCAGAATCATTATCCGAACAAGACAATCAACGCTTATTTGAGTTAGAACAATACATAGAAAATGCCAGAGATAATTTCTTGGGCTATCCTGTATCCAAAGATTTTGATTATTCAGAAATCAATCATTTTTTCAAATATCCCATCAATAATTTGGGTGACCCTTTTGAGGACTGCACCTACAAAGTACAAACCCACGAACTCGAAAGAGAAGTGGTTGGCTTTTTCGCCAAATTATTCCGCGCCAATCCAAAAGATTATTGGGGTTATGTAACCAATGGCGGTTCCGAAAGCAATTTATATGGATTGTATCTTGCCCGTGAATTATACCCAAAAGCGATGGTCTATTACTCAGAATCGACCCATTACAGTGTGCGCAAAAACATCCACTTACTCAATATTCCGAGCATCGTTATTCGCTCACAGGAAAATGGCGAAATTGATTATGTCGATTTTGAAAATACCCTAAAAATGAATCGTCATAAGCCAGCAATTGTGCTTACCACTTTTGGCACAACTATGAAAGAAGCCAAAGACGACGTTTCAAAAATCAGGGATATTCTAAAAGGATTAGCTATACAAGACAGTTACATCCATTGTGACGCGGCCTTATCGGGAAGTTATGGAGCTTTTATGGAACCTAGATTCCCTTTTGATTTTAAAGATGGTGCTGACAGTATTTCAATCAGTGGACATAAATTTATAGGTTCCCCTATTCCAACTGGAGTTATTATCACAAAGCGTTCCAACAGAGATCGAATCTCCAAAGGAATATCCTATATTGGTTCTTTAGACACTACTATTACAGGGTCTAGAAACGGTCATTGTCCGTTGTTTTTATGGTATGCCATAAAAAAACTCGGAGTGGAAGGTCTAAAAAATCGTTATTTACACAGCCTCGAAGTAGCCGAATACTGTGAACAGAGATTAAAAAACATAGGAATCGCTGCTTGGAGAAATCCAAATTCCATAACAGTAGTTTTCCCAAAAACAGCCGAAGAAGTTAAATCAAAATGGCAATTGGCCACTGAGGGCGACATCTCCCATATTATTTGCATGCCCAATGTAACCAAAGAACAAATTGACCTATTCATCAATGACGTAGAAAATTGCATTGAAAACCCCGAAGAAATCGCAGAATTCAATTTCTAG
- a CDS encoding Lrp/AsnC family transcriptional regulator, giving the protein MDSIDKKILMLLQQDAKQNTKEIAEKVGLSVSPTFERIKKLEQKKYIKNYVALLDAAKIGKSISVYCQVTLAVHSRELIDDFKQHILVLPEVTGCFHVSGNYDFLLKVAVNDMNEYQKFVIDKLSVIKGISNVQSSFVMEEIKNDFAYNL; this is encoded by the coding sequence ATGGATTCGATAGACAAAAAAATATTGATGCTTTTGCAGCAGGATGCGAAACAAAACACAAAAGAAATCGCCGAAAAAGTAGGGTTGTCTGTTTCTCCCACTTTTGAGAGAATAAAAAAATTAGAGCAAAAAAAATACATCAAAAATTATGTGGCTTTGCTCGATGCAGCTAAAATAGGGAAATCAATCAGTGTGTATTGTCAAGTGACTTTGGCGGTGCATTCCCGGGAATTGATTGATGATTTTAAACAGCATATTCTTGTATTGCCTGAAGTTACCGGCTGTTTCCACGTATCTGGAAATTATGATTTTTTATTGAAAGTGGCTGTCAATGATATGAATGAATATCAAAAGTTTGTCATCGATAAATTGTCGGTTATCAAAGGGATTTCGAATGTGCAGAGTTCTTTTGTAATGGAAGAAATTAAAAATGACTTTGCTTATAATTTATGA
- a CDS encoding cupin domain-containing protein yields the protein MKTIKIFLMNTLFFGLFLIQSTSLYAQDPIKVAPNVYKKVLLENDKVRVLEVVFAPGVSTAWHSHPNHSVYALTSGKIQITDKGKPATTIDVKMGTAMYLPAVTHMAKNIGTTTLKLIVTEIKPAKKM from the coding sequence ATGAAAACAATTAAAATATTTTTAATGAATACCCTCTTTTTCGGACTATTCCTAATTCAAAGCACCAGTTTGTATGCGCAAGACCCAATAAAAGTAGCGCCAAATGTGTATAAAAAAGTGCTGCTTGAAAATGACAAAGTCAGAGTTTTGGAAGTTGTATTCGCTCCGGGTGTATCAACCGCTTGGCACAGTCACCCCAACCATTCAGTCTATGCCTTGACTAGTGGCAAAATTCAGATCACCGACAAAGGCAAACCAGCGACGACTATAGATGTCAAAATGGGAACTGCAATGTATCTCCCAGCCGTAACGCATATGGCAAAAAATATTGGAACCACCACTTTAAAATTAATAGTGACGGAAATAAAGCCTGCAAAAAAAATGTGA